A region from the Aegilops tauschii subsp. strangulata cultivar AL8/78 chromosome 5, Aet v6.0, whole genome shotgun sequence genome encodes:
- the LOC109746678 gene encoding non-specific lipid transfer protein GPI-anchored 15 has protein sequence MGADHNGVSALGLVLAVAAALLACQCAAQVPAPAPAPSGGSGGSGCMPELVSLSPCMAYMSGNATAPGEPCCAAVSGVLRSSPKCLCAVLGGTAATLGVALDGARALQMPAACRVQAPPASQCDSMGVPMSSPATPYDPEATPAGSGSKATPTPQYSLGNVDRAGRRSLAFVVAVVAIALIRTP, from the exons ATGGGAGCGGATCATAACGGCGTCTCGGCGCTCGGCCTTGTCCTGGCCGTGGCGGCCGCGCTGCTGGCGTGCCAGTGCGCGGCACAggtgccggcgccggcgccggctccATCTGGTGGCAGCGGGGGCTCTGGCTGCATGCCGGAGCTCGTCAGCCTTTCCCCGTGCATGGCCTACATGTCGGGCAACGCGACGGCGCCCGGGGAGCCGTGCTGCGCGGCGGTGTCCGGCGTGCTGCGGTCCAGCCCGAAATGCCTCTGCGCGGTGCTCGGCGGCACGGCGGCCACGCTCGGCGTGGCCCTGGACGGCGCCCGCGCGCTGCAGATGCCCGCGGCGTGCAGGGTCCAGGCCCCGCCCGCCAGCCAGTGCGACT CCATGGGTGTTCCCATGTCTTCTCCGGCGACGCCCTACGACCCGGAGGCTACGCCTGCAG GGTCTGGATCCAAGGCCACTCCGACGCCTCAGTACTCCCTCGGGAATGTCGACAGAGCAGGAAGGAGAAGTCTGGCCTTCGTCGTCGCCGTCGTAGCAATAGCTCTGATTCGTACACCCTGA
- the LOC109768724 gene encoding non-specific lipid transfer protein GPI-anchored 16, with product MTRDGAMGAAAALVLVLAVLPAAVSGQAGVATSCTASLISTFTPCLNFVTGSTNGGGSPTLQCCRAVAGVVRTGADCACLILTGNVPFGLPINRTLAISLPRVCKSLSVPLVCRDTATQIPAPGPIAFAPALPPLPALPPESSVDETATPPAVEAPPVMQGQRPVVVPSSVWRGARAPSVLLLVVASILVLIT from the exons ATGACACGGGACGGTGCgatgggcgcggcggcggcgttgGTATTGGTGCTGGCCGTGCTGCCGGCGGCGGTGTCGGGGCAGGCGGGGGTGGCGACGTCGTGCACGGCGTCGCTGATCAGCACGTTCACGCCGTGCCTCAACTTCGTGACGGGGAGTACCAACGGCGGGGGCTCGCCGACGCTGCAGTGCTGCAGGGCGGTGGCCGGGGTGGTCCGCACCGGCGCCGACTGCGCCTGCCTCATCCTCACCGGCAACGTGCCCTTCGGCCTCCCCATCAACCGCACCCTCGCCATCTCCCTCCCCAGGGTCTGCAAGTCGCTCTCCGTCCCGCTCGTCTGCAGAG ATACAGCGACGCAAATCCCAGCTCCAG GGCCTATTGCATTTGCTCCGGCGCTGCCCCCTCTGC CAGCGTTGCCGCCGGAGTCGTCGGTGGATGAGACGGCGACACCGCCGGCGGTGGAAGCGCCGCCGGTCATGCAGGGGCAGAGGCCGGTGGTAGTGCCCAGCTCGGTGTGGAGGGGCGCCCGTGCTCCCTCCGTTCTGCTGCTTGTGGTCGCATCCATTTTGGTTCTGATTACGTAG
- the LOC109746674 gene encoding uncharacterized protein, giving the protein MEQAGQGAQPTKKPAAEVTLRLFGLADVDAMMAWASDPQVAAPCRWEPYESTEPLLAFIHDAVLPHPWFRAICLAGDDDRPVGAISVSPTDDACRAELGYVLARAHWGKGVATAAVRRAVAAVFGEVEGLQRVEALVDVANVASQRVLEKAGFRREAVLRRYCVLKGAVKDMVIFSFISTDTVLVD; this is encoded by the coding sequence ATGGAGCAGGCCGGTCAAGGAGCGCAGCCCACCAAGAAGCCGGCCGCGGAGGTGACGCTCCGGCTGTTCGGCCTGGCCGACGTGGACGCCATGATGGCGTGGGCGTCGGACCCGCAGGTGGCCGCCCCCTGCCGCTGGGAGCCCTACGAGTCCACGGAGCCCCTGCTCGCCTTCATCCACGACGCCGTGCTCCCGCACCCCTGGTTCCGCGCCAtctgcctcgccggcgacgacgacCGCCCCGTCGGCGCGATCTCCGTGTCGCCGACGGACGACGCGTGCCGCGCGGAGCTCGGGTACGTGCTGGCGCGCGCGCACTGGGGCAAGGGCGTGGCCACGGCGGCCGTGCGGCGGGCGGTGGCCGCGGTGTTCGGCGAGGTGGAGGGGCTGCAGCGCGTGGAGGCGCTGGTGGACGTGGCCAACGTGGCGTCGCAGCGGGTGCTGGAGAAGGCCGGCTTCCGGCGGGAGGCCGTGCTGCGGCGGTACTGCGTGCTCAAGGGCGCCGTCAAGGACATGGTCATCTTCAGCTTCATCTCCACCGACACTGTGCTGGTGGACTGA